The segment CCGCAGTCCGAATGTGATCGACAGATATGATAGGTACGGGAAAGCGAACAGGAACGGGATTCAGGTGAGGCAGGCTTGCAGATACTCGTGGATGATCTCATACCGGGCATGGAGTTACTGGAGGATATCCGGCTGCGCGCCGGAAGCTTTCTTATTACCCGGAAGGAATTGAACGGCGGCTGTCTGAACGAGGATGTAATCGAGTCGATCCAGAAGTTTTCCGCGCAGCTCAGCCCCGATCCGAACCGGGTTCAGGTGAAGGCCGACGAAAAAACCCTGGGACATCTCAAGTCCATCCTGGACGGGCATGTCGCGCGGATCGCGGAAACAATCACCAGCGGCAAGGATTACCCCAATTTCATGGGCGCGGAGGAGTTACGCGAAAAAGTCCTCCGCGTGATGGACAAGATCGTCTCCAATCCGGACATCATCACCAACCTTTATTCTCTGCAGCTCAACCGCACCAGGGGCAACAGCCGGGTCGAGCAGATCATGGACCACAGCATCCGGGTCTGCCTGCTGGCGATCAGCCTGGGCCTGCGCATGCGCCTGTCCATCGTTTCACTGGTCAACCTGGGCATGGCCGCCTCCCTGCACGACATGGGCATGCTGCGCTCGAAGCTCTGGCCGGAGCTGGAAAAGCTGGACGACACCGGCTCGGTCGAGTTGGAGGAATTCATCCGCGAGCACCAGGACCACTCCGCGCGCCTGTTCGCCGAGCAGAACGTGAACCTGCTGCCGCACACGCGCAGCGAGATCATTTCGCTGATCTCCTCCCACCACCGTATCGAATTCGACAATCCGCCCAGCAAGACCGGGCTGATCATGTACCTGGCCGACCTGGTCGACGAGATGATCTCGCTGATGCCCTACCGGGTGAGGTTCAGTTTCACTCCGGTGCAGGTGCACTTGGCCGGGGAGAAACTCCGACAGCGCACCGGACTGCTCAACGTGCTCACCGCGCTGGTCAAGCTGACCCGCGGGAAAGCGTTCACCTGGGATGCGGTGACCACGCTGGCCGGGATGTTCGCCCTGGACAGCGTGCTGGTGGAGAACTACGAGGAG is part of the bacterium genome and harbors:
- a CDS encoding HD domain-containing protein; its protein translation is MQILVDDLIPGMELLEDIRLRAGSFLITRKELNGGCLNEDVIESIQKFSAQLSPDPNRVQVKADEKTLGHLKSILDGHVARIAETITSGKDYPNFMGAEELREKVLRVMDKIVSNPDIITNLYSLQLNRTRGNSRVEQIMDHSIRVCLLAISLGLRMRLSIVSLVNLGMAASLHDMGMLRSKLWPELEKLDDTGSVELEEFIREHQDHSARLFAEQNVNLLPHTRSEIISLISSHHRIEFDNPPSKTGLIMYLADLVDEMISLMPYRVRFSFTPVQVHLAGEKLRQRTGLLNVLTALVKLTRGKAFTWDAVTTLAGMFALDSVLVENYEEKLRSILETCPYKCSVAYPHLGGNALPRTIYCRNSLEPGFSCEFMGQVKIEIITPGGQMKSYFKCSNLTDRLHDLNKQNRD